The genomic stretch GAAAGGCAAAAGGGAAAAGTCAAAAGGGTAAAGCGAAATTATTCCCCCACGCACCGGAAACCGACGCTGATGCCGCGGTCGGCCGGAGCGTTCCTGCTGCGGTACGATCCGCGGGAGTTCTTGGCAACGAGGCTCCACGAACCGCCGCGCAGCGTTCGATACTCTCCCGAGGGTGGCCCGCTCGGATCCTGCGCGGGAGACTGGCCGTAATAATTCTCGCCATACCAGTCGTTCACCCACTCCCACACGTTGCCCAGCATATCGTAAAGCTGCCACGCGTTCGGCTGCTTTTGCCCAACCCCGTCCGTCTGGTCGCCGCTGTTATTGCGGTACCACGCGACGGCGTCGAGGTCGCCGTAGCGGGCTGACGTGCTCCCGGCCCGCGCCGCATACTCCCACTCTGCCTCCGTCGGCAGCCGCATCCCTACCGCCCCACAATAGGAGCGTGCTTCATCCCAGTTCACCGTCTCCACCGGCAGCCGGTCGCCATGGAAATGACTCGGATTCGCCCCTGTCACCCGCTGATAGGCCGCCTGCGTCACCTCGGTCTGCCCCATCCAGAAACCCCGGGTGATGGTCGCCGTGTGTGCCGGTTCCTCATCGCTGCCACACTCGCTGTCCCCGGGCGAACAGCCCATCTGGAAGGTCCCCGGCGGGATCCAGACGTAGGTCAGGCCGTCTTTAGGATTCACCTTCGCGCCTCCCGGGCGAGGCGCGGCTTTCTCGTGGCTTGCGGCGGCCGCGGCGGCCTCTCTCTGTTCCTTAGCCCGCATCGAGGCGGCATAGACGGCTTTCGTCACGTCGTCGGAGGCGCCGGCGGCCTTCAGCGTCTGCAGGTATTCCGCGTCCGCATCAAAGCTCACGCCGCGTTTCTCGACCAGGGAGACGATCCGGGAATTGCTCACGCCACCGTTCAAAAGATTGGCGATATCTTTCTTCGAGAGAGCACTCGGTTGGGTGACTTGCTGAGTGAATACGGACACCACGGCGAGCAGAAGCAGAATGACGAGCGCGCTGATGCGCCGCTGCATGAACATGCAACCTCGAAAATGCGGCCGAGCGACACAGACTAACCTTGCCAGTCGGAGGGGTCAATGGCCGGGTACCCCACGTTCTTAGCCTGTCCCGAGCGAGGCCGAGGGGAGACGGTGTTGCTCGTGTGGGAAAAGCCCTCACCCCCGATCAGGCGTCTCACATTCGCTAGAGTCCAGCCCGCAAAGCGGGCGGAAAGCGCGCGTCCTCGCGCGCTTTTAGCCCAGGCCGTAAGGCCTGGGTAAGCGAATGAACGCCTCCCTTCCACTCGCCGAAGGCTTGCGCGCAGGCGGCGCTATTCCGCCGAAGCGCAAAAACCGAAGCGCAACAACTTTCGCTCCCTCGAGCTGACGCTCTCGGCTCGCGCGCAGGCGGCTCTAATGGCGAACATAAAGCGAATATTTCCCTTGACATCCCTTCTCTACTGCGCTAAAGATGGAAATGCTCACCCACAATGTATAGCACACAGCAATACTCGGGAGATCACGGCGAGACCTCACCAAAGTCTCGCCGTGACCACCCCGAGACCCATCGTGATTCCCCGCTCTAACTGACTGATTCTGCAAAGACCCCGCTACGGGGGAAGGAAGGACCGTGATCATGCCCACCCAAGCCACCCCAGAGCGTCCCGCCGACGCCGCCAGCGCCCGCGAACACCTACGCTCTCGCCCACCGCGCCCAGCGCTGCTGCCACGTCAAGCCCAACGGACTGCGCTGCGGCTCGCCCGCCATGCGCCGCAACGTCTTCTGCTACTTCCACAATGAGTACTACAACGGTTCCAGCGAGAACACCCTGCCCTCACTCGAGGACGGCAACGGCGTCCAGCTCGCCCTCATGATGGTCCTCGAACGTCTTCGCCGCGAGGCGTTCCGCGGCGCCGAGGTCAACGTTCCCGTCGTCAAGCAACTGCTCTATGGACTCCAGACGGCCGTCATCAACCTGCGCAACACCAACTTCGATCCCGTCCTCGCCGCGCCCATGATCACCGACCCGGCCACCGCCGACAACGAAGCCGAAGCGTCTGCCATGGTCGCAAAGAAGCCCACGCGCAGCGAGCAATGCGAGCCAAACAGCGACAGCATCACCATCACTCCGGCCGGCGACTAGCCGCCAGCCACAGTTTGTTTTTTGACCAGCAGTTTGTTCTTTGACAATTCGAAACCGCAGCGGCACAAGCCCCGAAAGGGACAGCAGCGGTGGTAACATCCCGCAGCGAAAGGTGGCGAGACATGCGAACGAAGATTGCGATCCTCCTGGTAGCAATGGCGGTCGTGGCGGTGGCCCTCGCCGCGGGCGGCAGCGGCCCGGGTAGCACCGGAAAGACCACGAAGGTGACGGGCTACGTGCTCGACTCGGCCTGCGCGTACACCAAGAACCTCGACAAACCGATCAGCGCCGACTGCGCGAAGAAGTGCGCCGCAGCAGGCTCGCCGCTAGTGATCCTGACCAAGGACGGCAACGTCTATCTTCCCATCGATGGAGCCACGCCCTCCAGCGGCCAGAACGCCAAGCTGCTGCCCTTTGCGGGACAGCGCGTGACCGCGACCGGAACGGTCTACGAGCGCGCTGGTTCGAAGGCCATCGTGATCGAGAAGATCGTGGCCGAGAAGACCAGTGCGGCGAAGACCGGCGCAGCGAAGTAGCGCGCGGTTTGACCGCCATTGGTTTGACCCCCATTTTTCGCGCGTGGTATAAACGAGGGTTCGCATAGGCGCGGTACAGAGCGCAGATGCGGACGGGAGCGCGGCCAAACCTGTACTTTCACTGTCCTGGTGGAAGCGCGACTCCGAACCGCCGGCCGCGATCGCCGGCTGCTGACGATCCCAAACGTCTTTTCGGAGGCATTGCCATGTCCTACTCGCTCGCCGCGAGAATCTCTCGCCGCGCTGTAACCACTCTTGCGCTCCTGGCGGTCCTTTTCCTGACTGCGAGCGCGTCGGCGCAGACCGCTTCACCAAACCCCGCAACTGGTCCATACGGCGCCGCGACTGGATCGCAGACGCACGAAGCCGCCGGCGAAGCTGCCTTGAAGCTGCCTGACCTGGCGACCGTCCAGTTCCTCGGCGTGGACGGCCACACGCTCCTCACCTTCGGACTCATCATCTGCGCGCTCGGCATGGGCTTCGGTCTCGCCATCTACATGAACCTGAAGAATCTGCCCGTGCATCGCGCGATGCTCGAGATCTCGGAACTCATCTACGAGACCTGCAAGACCTACCTCATCACGCAGGGCAAGTTCATCCTGCTGCTCTGGGTATTCATCGCCGTGGTGATCGTGGCGTACTTCGGATTCCTGCACCCGGTGCCGATGCATCCGGTGGGCGTGACAGTGCCCATCATCCTGCTGTTCTCCATCATCGGCATCGCGGGCAGCTATGGCGTGGCGTGGTTCGGCATCCGCGTGAACACCTTCGCGAACTCGCGCACCGCGTTCGCGTCGCTCAAGGGCAAGCCATATGCCATCTACAACATCCCGCTCAAGGCGGGCATGAGCATCGGGATGATGCTCATCTCGGTCGAGCTGCTGATCATGCTGTGCATTCTTCTATTCATCCCCGGAGATTATGCCGGGCCGTGCTTCATCGGCTTCGCTATCGGTGAATCGCTCGGCGCCGCTGCGCTGCGTATTGCGGGCGGCATCTTCACCAAGATCGCCGACATCGGCAGCGACCTGATGAAGATCGTATTCAAGATCAAAGAAGACGACGCGCGCAATCCGGGCGTGATCGCCGACTGCACCGGAGACAACGCCGGCGATTCGGTCGGGCCTTCCGCGGACGGCTTTGAGACTTACGGCGTGACCGGCGTGGCGCTGATCACCTTCATCCTGCTGGCGGTGAAGAGCGAGACGGTGCAGGTGCAACTGCTGGTGTGGATCTTCGTGATGCGCGTGCTGATGGTCATCGCCAGCGCGGCCGCCTACTTCATCAATGAAGCCATTGCCAAGGCGAGGTACGGCGCCGTGGACAAGATGAACTACGAGGCGCCGCTGACTTCGCTGGTATGGCTGACGTCGTTCATCTCCATCGCGCTGACCTACCTGGCGTCCTACGAGATCATCCCGCACCTCGCCGGCGACGACTCGCTGTGGTGGAAGCTGGCCAGCATCATCTCGTGCGGCACGCTGGCGGGCGCGGTCATCCCCGAGTTGGTGAAGGTGTTCACCTCCACGGACTCGGCGCATGTGAAGGAAGTGGTGACGTCGTCGCGTGAAGGTGGCGCGTCGCTGAACATCCTCTCCGGCTTCGTGGCGGGAAATTTCTCCGCCTACTACCTCGGCATGAGCATCGTCGGTCTGATGGGCGTCTCCTACTACTTCGCCTCGCAGGGCGTGGGCGCGGTGATGGTCGCCGCGCCGGTGTTCGCCTTCGGTTTGGTCGCCTTCGGATTCCTCGGCATGGGTCCGGTGACGATCGCGGTGGACTCCTACGGTCCGGTCACGGATAACGCGCAGTCGGTCTACGAGCTCTCGCTCATCGAGCAGATCCCCAACGTGCAAGCCGAGATCAAGCAGCAGTATGGCTTCGACGTCCGCTTCGAACGCGCC from Acidobacteriota bacterium encodes the following:
- a CDS encoding formylglycine-generating enzyme family protein, which produces MQRRISALVILLLLAVVSVFTQQVTQPSALSKKDIANLLNGGVSNSRIVSLVEKRGVSFDADAEYLQTLKAAGASDDVTKAVYAASMRAKEQREAAAAAASHEKAAPRPGGAKVNPKDGLTYVWIPPGTFQMGCSPGDSECGSDEEPAHTATITRGFWMGQTEVTQAAYQRVTGANPSHFHGDRLPVETVNWDEARSYCGAVGMRLPTEAEWEYAARAGSTSARYGDLDAVAWYRNNSGDQTDGVGQKQPNAWQLYDMLGNVWEWVNDWYGENYYGQSPAQDPSGPPSGEYRTLRGGSWSLVAKNSRGSYRSRNAPADRGISVGFRCVGE
- a CDS encoding sodium-translocating pyrophosphatase, encoding MSYSLAARISRRAVTTLALLAVLFLTASASAQTASPNPATGPYGAATGSQTHEAAGEAALKLPDLATVQFLGVDGHTLLTFGLIICALGMGFGLAIYMNLKNLPVHRAMLEISELIYETCKTYLITQGKFILLLWVFIAVVIVAYFGFLHPVPMHPVGVTVPIILLFSIIGIAGSYGVAWFGIRVNTFANSRTAFASLKGKPYAIYNIPLKAGMSIGMMLISVELLIMLCILLFIPGDYAGPCFIGFAIGESLGAAALRIAGGIFTKIADIGSDLMKIVFKIKEDDARNPGVIADCTGDNAGDSVGPSADGFETYGVTGVALITFILLAVKSETVQVQLLVWIFVMRVLMVIASAAAYFINEAIAKARYGAVDKMNYEAPLTSLVWLTSFISIALTYLASYEIIPHLAGDDSLWWKLASIISCGTLAGAVIPELVKVFTSTDSAHVKEVVTSSREGGASLNILSGFVAGNFSAYYLGMSIVGLMGVSYYFASQGVGAVMVAAPVFAFGLVAFGFLGMGPVTIAVDSYGPVTDNAQSVYELSLIEQIPNVQAEIKQQYGFDVRFERAKEMLEENDGAGNTFKATAKPVLIGTAVVGATTMIFSIIMALTDGLTRNTENLSLLHAPFFLGLITGGAMIYWFTGAATQAVTTGAYRAVEFIKANIKLEGVERASVADSKKVVEICTQYAQKGMLNIFLAVFFGTLAFAFVEPYFFIGYLISIAISGLYQAIFMANAGGAWDNAKKVVETELKQKGTPLHDATIVGDTVGDPFKDTSSVAMNPVIKFTTLFGLLAVELAVSLARDHAQLTTLLAVVFFAVSFTFVWRSFYKMRIEKAPA